The DNA sequence AAAAGAAGCCCAGGCAGAACCGGCTTCTGTCGTAGAGGGATCAACGGCTCCGCCCATCTGGACCATTTTATCGATGACCTCCTGAAAGACACCGGCCACCAGTTGCCGCTTCCCGTCAGGCGTGTAGGAGGTCATGAAGGGACCGACCATCCCTGCCGTCGATGTACCTCCCAGGAAACCATAGCGTTCGACCAGCACAGTGGACGCTCCATTCCGGGCAGCAGCAGTCGCTGCAGCCACACCAGCCGAGCCACCACCGATCACAGCCACATCGACTGTCTCTCGGAGCGGAATCTCCCATGTTTGTGTAATTGAATCAGACGACTGCGACATCACGTACTATCCCTTCGAGAGTTTTTGAATAACTACGATAGCAGTGAGCTCTCAGGGTCGCAATCTAACAACAGGGTCAGCGGAAGGGCGCACCATCCCCTATGATTTAAATACATGAGTGCAATAGTACGCCCGCTAGCTGCTCAGGCAGAGACTGGCTGCAGTTCGCGTATCGGCTTTCCGAAGGGCAGAATTGGGACTGGACGGCCCTGCAAATCGTGCAGGATATGCTCATGATCGATACCCAGGTGCCGATAAACGGTGGCCCAGAGATCGTTCGGAGTCAGTCGGCGTTCCACCGGATATTCCCCTTTCGGGTTGGTTGCGCCGATCACCTGACCGGTCTGCATCCCACCTCCGGAAACCAGTACTGACATCGCTTTTGGCCAGTGATCTCGACCGGGTTGCATGACACCAGTCTGAGTTCCCCGCTGAACTGAAAGCTTTGGAGTCCGACCAAACTCGCCCGTCACTACCAGCAGAACTCGTCGGTCGAGTCCCCGTTGATAGAGGTCTTCGATCAGAGCAGAAACGGCCTGGTCATAAGGAGGCAGTCGCCATTCGCAGTCCTTGAAGAGATGTGCATTCACAGCATGGGAGTCCCAGTTATATGCTGCCGTCTTGGGAGTCTTACTCCCCGGGAAAGGATGTTCCCAGACCATCGTGACAAACCTGACGCCTGACTCGACCAGACGCCGACCTAAGACAGCCCGTTGACCGTACGCATTCCAGCCATATCGATCACGGACCTCCTTGGGTTCCTGTGAAAGGTCAAAAGCCCGACGGACTTTTTCACTGGTCAACATGTCGATGGCCTGACGGTTAAAACTGTCCATGGCTTCCATCGAACCACTTTTGTCTACATCACGACGGAAATTATCGATCCCCTTCAGCATGGCAATTCGGTCATCGAGACGCGTTTCCATCGCTGATTTCACGCCGATATTCTGTACTTTGAAATCGGGATCGCTGGGGTTGCCGGCTACCATAAATGGAGTTGATGATGGTCCCAGATAAGCGGGCCCCATGGCAAAGGTATCAATGGACGCACGGGAAGAGTCAACCTCAGTCACACAGACCGGCATTTCATTCCCCGGTTGCTCCAGCATTTTCTTCACAATTGTATTTACAGCTGGGGCGTCATTAATAGTTCCCACTGGAGTTGCGGGAATTCGGCCGGTCATGAGACGTTTATGACCGCCACCATGATCGGCAAACTCATGATGAATCGAGCGGATCAACGTAAACTTGTCTGCAATTTTCGCATGCTGTGGCAGCATCTGGCAGACGTCGAGACCGGGAACATTGGTATGAATTGGTGAATATTCCCCACGGTACTCGACTGGTGCCCCCGGCTTCATGTCATATGTTTCCATATGAGGGGGGCCACCCGGCAACCAGACGAAAATCACGGCCGTATCATCAGTTGCGTTTCCTGCAGAACTGGCAAGCGCCTGCTGACGGAGCAAATCCGTCATACCCAGACCAAGCATACCTGCCCCACCGATTTCCAGGAAGGTGCGACGTTTCATCGGTCCTGCACAACGCTGATTTCTGGATTTGGCACTCATGAATTCATCATCCCGATCGAAATATTGCCGTCTGAGCATTTTCTTAACAAGTACGCATCAACGTATTGTAATGTATATTGCATCGTTTAGAATAGAAATTCAAGTTCAATTTAATTTCAGATTCTCCCGGAATTCATTCTAAAACTGACTGTCATCCCCTAAATACTGATTGGCAGACCAGTTAAGGTGCTACTTACAGAGTCAGTCCGGGTGAAGCTCCAGATTCCAGATATCTTGGGAAGATCGATGAAATTGAGGCAATATACGCTGCTGATTGTTTTATTCGCAGGCATCCTCTTTGGGAGGCTGGAGAAATCTTCCCATGCGGCTGAATTGGAAGTCTATCTGCCGAATCAGGACCAGAGGATTGAATTATCAGATCCCGATGCCCGCCAGCAATTATTAATCACACACATAGACCAGTCGGGTTCCGTAAGCGATGTCACGCGGAGTGTGAAATATCAGGTTGAACCACAGGGAATCGCTGTGGTCAGCCCCACAGGATATGTCAGCCCCCTGTCCAACGGATCTGCTACCATTACCGCCTCTCTGGATTCGAAACGTTCCCTCAAAATTCCGGTTCGTGTTTCTTCGTTCGAACAACGTCGTCCGGTCAGCTTCTACAATGACGTCATCCCGCAACTCACGCGGGGTGGTTGTAACAGTGGCGCCTGCCATGGCACGCCTTCCGGGAAAAATAACTTCCATTTGTCATTACTGGGTTTTGAACCGGACAATGACTTCGAGTACATCACGAAAGAATCTCTCGGACGCCGGATTAACCCGGCAGCACCAGAAACCAGTCTCTTGTTACAAAAAGCAGCTGGAACAGTACCCCACGGTGGAGGAAGTCGGTTCAAGGCGGATGGAGCAGAAATCAGACTGATCGCCCGCTGGATCCGCGAAGGGATGCGGTATGATCCGGAAAAAGAAGCGAAGGTGACGCACATCGAAATATTTCCTCAAGTCCGCGTCCTGCCCAAACAGGCTACACAGCAACTGGTCGTCACTGCTTATTTCTCTGATGGAACAAAACGGGACATCACACGTCTGGCGGAATTCAAACCAAACCAGCCTAAGATGGCAGCAGTCGACGAACATGGACTGGTGACATTAAAAGACCAGACCGGCACAACATCGGTGATGATCCGTTTCCAGGAACAGGTCGCCGTTTTCATGACGACCATTCCTCTTGGCCAGCCAACGCCTGACTTGCCGACTCCTGAGAACTTTATCGACCAGCATGTTTTTGCGAAGCTGAAAGTGCTCGGGCTTCCCCCTTCAGAACGATGTGATGATTCCACCTTTGTCCGCAGGGTGACTCTGGATATCACCGGTCGGATCCCCACATTGGAGCAGACACAATCTTTTCTGGCTGATCAGGGTACCGATAAGCGGGCTCGTAAGATTAACGAACTATTGGACAGTTCGGGCTATGCAGATCTGTTCGCGTCTAAATGGGCCGGCGTATTACGTAACAAGGCCGGTGGAAATCTGGAACAGGTTGCCCGGGAGACTTTCGGCTTTCATGCCTGGATCCGAACCAGTCTGGCCACGAATAAGCCTTATAACGAATTCGTAACAGAGCTGATTACAGCCCGAGGCAAGCCGGGGACCAATCCTGCCGTCTCATGGTACCGAGCCGTCAAAGATCCCAAAGATCAGATGTCAGACATCGCCCAGGTTTTCCTGGGGGTCCGCATTCAATGTGCGCAGTGCCACCATCACCCCTATGAAAAATGGAGCCAGGACGATTTCTACGGATTTCAGGCATTCTTCAATACACTGGGACGCAAAGAAGTTTATAAGCTGCCGGAAGACGACATCGTTTACCATAAACGAATCGTCGCGGTTGCCAAAAACCCGAATACCAATCGGGAACTCAAACCAACGCCCCTG is a window from the Gimesia benthica genome containing:
- a CDS encoding DUF1501 domain-containing protein, encoding MSAKSRNQRCAGPMKRRTFLEIGGAGMLGLGMTDLLRQQALASSAGNATDDTAVIFVWLPGGPPHMETYDMKPGAPVEYRGEYSPIHTNVPGLDVCQMLPQHAKIADKFTLIRSIHHEFADHGGGHKRLMTGRIPATPVGTINDAPAVNTIVKKMLEQPGNEMPVCVTEVDSSRASIDTFAMGPAYLGPSSTPFMVAGNPSDPDFKVQNIGVKSAMETRLDDRIAMLKGIDNFRRDVDKSGSMEAMDSFNRQAIDMLTSEKVRRAFDLSQEPKEVRDRYGWNAYGQRAVLGRRLVESGVRFVTMVWEHPFPGSKTPKTAAYNWDSHAVNAHLFKDCEWRLPPYDQAVSALIEDLYQRGLDRRVLLVVTGEFGRTPKLSVQRGTQTGVMQPGRDHWPKAMSVLVSGGGMQTGQVIGATNPKGEYPVERRLTPNDLWATVYRHLGIDHEHILHDLQGRPVPILPFGKPIRELQPVSA
- a CDS encoding DUF1549 domain-containing protein gives rise to the protein MKLRQYTLLIVLFAGILFGRLEKSSHAAELEVYLPNQDQRIELSDPDARQQLLITHIDQSGSVSDVTRSVKYQVEPQGIAVVSPTGYVSPLSNGSATITASLDSKRSLKIPVRVSSFEQRRPVSFYNDVIPQLTRGGCNSGACHGTPSGKNNFHLSLLGFEPDNDFEYITKESLGRRINPAAPETSLLLQKAAGTVPHGGGSRFKADGAEIRLIARWIREGMRYDPEKEAKVTHIEIFPQVRVLPKQATQQLVVTAYFSDGTKRDITRLAEFKPNQPKMAAVDEHGLVTLKDQTGTTSVMIRFQEQVAVFMTTIPLGQPTPDLPTPENFIDQHVFAKLKVLGLPPSERCDDSTFVRRVTLDITGRIPTLEQTQSFLADQGTDKRARKINELLDSSGYADLFASKWAGVLRNKAGGNLEQVARETFGFHAWIRTSLATNKPYNEFVTELITARGKPGTNPAVSWYRAVKDPKDQMSDIAQVFLGVRIQCAQCHHHPYEKWSQDDFYGFQAFFNTLGRKEVYKLPEDDIVYHKRIVAVAKNPNTNRELKPTPLDGAALDIPAERDPRIDLANWVTGPENPFFAKMLVNRYWKHFFGRGLVEPEDDIRVTNPATHPELLNQLAESFVKSNYDLKAICRTICNSRTYQLSSFPNQYNQSDEQNYARYYPRRLPAEMMLDAMNDVAGSKNNFNHQPVGVRAVALPDDSANVESFFLRVFGRPQMDTACECERTANADLAQSLHLINSDTIQQILSASDGQAVQLARDKNGDDQTRIKELYLHALSRSPNENELETGLAHLQKKRNQSKADPKKLSLEQAEKQAYEDIIWVIINTKEFLFNH